The window CGTGCCATAGGAGAGCGTACAAAGTACGTGCTGTCAAAGTGAATATGGATCAATTTATCATTCAATAACGCTGTATCCCACGCTGAAGTTTCCCACTGTCCCAAAGAGGTTCCCACGGCAAGAATCAAATCGACAGATTCATCCGCCAAAACCCGGCGGGCGGTTTCATGACCCGCGAAGCCAAATACTCCACAGGCTAAAGGATGATAAGGATTGATCCAGGTTTTGCCTCCCTGTGTTGTCAACACAGGCGCGTTGATCCGTTCCGCAAAAGCCATGATTTCCTGACTGGCGCCAGCACATCCTTGTCCTACGAACAGGACGATTCGTTTGCCTTGTGTGAATCCGTCGCTCACTATTTGATAAAGAGAATCCAGCGCGGCCAAATCGACAGAAGAGGAGGGGACTGACAATAGCTGTGAAAAATTCGGATAGGAACATTTTTCAGGAGCCGGAGCACGAAAAATATCAACGGGTATACTGATATGGGCAGGCCCCCGGGGGGATTGCAAGGCCCTTGTCAAGGCAGTCGTTAATTTGTGTTCCAGTTGCCGGGGATGTGTCACAATCGTGTTGTAACGGGTACATTTTCCCAACATCGCGGAGGTGTCCATAATATCCGGTGAGGATTCCTGAAATGCCGCTTGACCAAAACGAGGCAACAGGGTTTGGGCGGTAATGACCAGCAACGGATCATGATCGGCATAAGCCGCGGCAACGCCGGTGATTAAATTGGTCGCCCCGGGACCGGTTGTCGCACAGCAAACGCCAAGTTTACCCGTTTCACGGGAATAGCCCGCCGCCATAAAAGCGGCACCGGTCTCATGCCGACTGAGGATAGCTCGAATGCCGCCCCGTCTCTCACTACGAGCCAGGGCTTCATAAAAAGCGGAATTGTGTCCTCCCGGTACGCCAAAGACATATTCCACGCCAAACTGTTCCAGGTAGTCAATGATGAGATCACTTAGGGTTCTTGGCTCAGAAGAGACGGATGTCACCATTTTATGTTTCCTTTTCCGTGAGTGAATTGAGTAATTTCAGGTTGTTTTTTCCCGGGGTTTGTAACAAGGGTCGCATTGAATTCCCCGCCGCGAGCAGTAAACCCGTCAAATTCAGGAAAATAACCTGAGAAATTCCAAAACCCATTAAAAAGACACCACATAAGCCAAGAAGCGCGGGAGTGAGCATAATCGCGAACGTTGTGTTCATATTGGAATGAAATTCATCGGCAATCTTGAATACGAGTTCCAGATGATGTAACCCGCTATCCAATAAAATAATCTGCGCTGTGTCTGTGGCAATGGTAGAGGCGCCGCGCATGGAGATCGAAACTTGTGCTTTTTTCAGTGCGATTGAATCATTAATGCCGTCTCCGATATAACAGATAAAATGACCTTCCTTTTGCAGTTGTTCAATAAGATCCGCTTTCTTTTCCGGCAGGCACTGCGCAAAATAGTGATCAATTCCCAGTTCCCGCGCTAATTTTTTCGTGGGAATTTCATGATCACCCGAGATAATATACATGGATTTGATATTCTTGCGTCGTTTGAGTTGACGGATCACTTTTCTTGCTTCCTCACGTATTGTTGTCAGCAGTTCAATTCCCCCTATGACCTGGTGATCCACAGCGACCATGACCAGGGAATCGCCTTCTTCATGACTGATTTGCTGTTGTTTCGCCAAAATTCCGGGAATGGTCATACCGGACATTTCCATAAACCGTTGACTGCCCACATGCACCGTTTTTCCATCCA is drawn from SAR324 cluster bacterium and contains these coding sequences:
- a CDS encoding thiamine pyrophosphate-binding protein, with the translated sequence MVTSVSSEPRTLSDLIIDYLEQFGVEYVFGVPGGHNSAFYEALARSERRGGIRAILSRHETGAAFMAAGYSRETGKLGVCCATTGPGATNLITGVAAAYADHDPLLVITAQTLLPRFGQAAFQESSPDIMDTSAMLGKCTRYNTIVTHPRQLEHKLTTALTRALQSPRGPAHISIPVDIFRAPAPEKCSYPNFSQLLSVPSSSVDLAALDSLYQIVSDGFTQGKRIVLFVGQGCAGASQEIMAFAERINAPVLTTQGGKTWINPYHPLACGVFGFAGHETARRVLADESVDLILAVGTSLGQWETSAWDTALLNDKLIHIHFDSTYFVRSPMARLHVQGSIKTIFQDLVTRLDTLRHSGKSPLSTTKLNTNVPSPERHGDYLPPQIEVKEPESYQASDSAVVKPQFLIRKLLQNFPPETRFLVDIGNWLAWTIHYLFPPHPENYRLSVETAAMGWGIGSAVGTAFGVPPKTPVLCLTGDGCFLMNGQEITVAVAERLPVIFVILNDRSYGMVKHRHRQTGTESLEFALPPVDFSLMAKAMGAVGYSIHRPEDLEQLDYQAIYSHQGPTVLDVYIDPEEIPPLGMF